In Citrus sinensis cultivar Valencia sweet orange chromosome 4, DVS_A1.0, whole genome shotgun sequence, one DNA window encodes the following:
- the LOC102577995 gene encoding chlorophyll a-b binding protein CP29.3, chloroplastic — MATTTTAAASHFFGTRIHGAVVKQRSGKFQARFSFRKKKSPPAKKARPTRDSDRLVWFPGATPPEWLDGTMVGDRGFDPLGLGKPTEYLQYDFDSLDQNLAKNDVGELLGVITDSGELQPTPLQPYTEVFGLQRFRECELIHGRWAMLGTLGAIAVEALTGVAWQDAGKVELVEGSSYLGQPLPFSLTTLIWIEVIVIGYIEYQRNAELDPVKRLYPGGYFDPLGLASDPGKLENLQLAEIKHARLAMVAFLIFGIQAAFTGKGPISFVATFNQ, encoded by the exons ATGGCCACCACCACTACAGCAGCAGCATCACATTTCTTCGGGACGAGAATTCATGGGGCTGTCGTGAAACAAAGATCGGGAAAATTCCAAGCCAGGTTCAGCTTTCGCAAGAAAAAATCCCCACCAGCCAAAAAGGCCAGGCCTACACGAGACTCCGACCGGCTTGTCTGGTTCCCCGGCGCCACCCCGCCGGAATGGCTCGACGGGACAATGGTGGGTGACCGTGGGTTCGACCCGTTGGGGCTGGGGAAGCCAACAGAGTACTTGCAGTATGATTTTGACTCGTTGGATCAGAACTTGGCCAAGAACGATGTCGGCGAGCTTCTCGGAGTGATTACTGATTCCGGGGAGCTGCAGCCGACGCCGCTGCAGCCGTACACGGAGGTATTTGGGCTGCAGAGGTTTAGAGAATGTGAGCTGATTCATGGAAGGTGGGCCATGTTGGGTACCCTTGGCGCCATTGCTGTTGAAGCTCTCACTGGTGTCGCATGGCAGGATGCTGGAAAG GTGGAGCTGGTGGAGGGTTCATCTTATCTTGGCCAACCACTTCCATTTTCATTAACAACATTGATTTGGATTGAAGTTATTGTGATTGGGTACATAGAATATCAAAGAAATGCAGAGCTTGATCCAGTGAAAAGACTATACCCTGGTGGGTATTTTGATCCTCTTGGCTTGGCCTCAGATCCTGGGAAGCTTGAAAATCTTCAATTGGCTGAAATCAAGCACGCTCGTCTAGCAATGGTAGCATTTTTAATCTTTGGAATCCAGGCTGCTTTTACTGGCAAAGGGCCCATCAGCTTTGTGGCTACATTTAACCAGTGA
- the LOC102609322 gene encoding protein yippee-like, whose amino-acid sequence MGRLFVVNLEGKIYSCKHCRTHLALCEDVVSKSFHCRHGKAYLFSKVVNVSVGEKEERLMMTGMHTVADIFCVGCGSIVGWKYETAHEKSQKYKEGKSVLERFKVSGPDGSNYWVSHEAHVGGSDADDA is encoded by the exons ATGGGGAGGCTATTTGTGGTGAATCTTGAAGGGAAGATCTATAGCTGCAAGCACTGCAGGACCCATCTTGCTTTATGTGAAGACGTCGTCTCtaag TCTTTCCATTGCAGGCATGGGAAAGCTTATCTCTTCAGTAAGGT TGTGAATGTTTCTGTTGGAGAGAAAGAGGAGAGATTGATGATGACTGGGATGCATACAGTGGCTGACATTTTCTGTGTTGGGTGTGGATCAATTGTCGGTTGGAAATAC GAGACTGCCCATGAAAAGAGCCAAAAGTACAAGGAAGGGAAATCCGTCCTTGAACG GTTTAAGGTTTCCGGCCCTGACGGAAGCAATTATTGGGTAAGTCATGAAGCTCATGTTGGCGGAAGTGACGCAGATGATGCTTGA
- the LOC102609591 gene encoding arginyl-tRNA--protein transferase 2, with amino-acid sequence MKKSKMRSEASTSSNNSNRKGETVVGDCGTCRSSCGYCKSSGRTSITHGLWAYSVTVDDYQDLLDRGWRRSGSFLYKPDMERTCCPSYTIRLRASDFAPSKEQRRVSRRMQRFLDGTMDVEKKSVELIKDPSTSNCNKVSSSVENNSLSHNNEENNKEEEILQFLSGQIDNAVQLCIVRGQFLSGIQLPKASVKKVSQAKRKLLVEGMENLLYTSNIAFQLAATLNRAQLAEKDVQQIRVFGQSIEDTGPSPKIIAAKLASSLIQLAETSGLSIRACNGHLNFYSAMKQASLDEDVHIGTVSKESAKTCESKGKCLKNSSEHPEAKRHKLQIRLKRSSFDPQEFELYRRYQIKVHNDKPDQVTETSYRRFLVDSPLVFVPPSGDDTVPPCGFGSFHQQYLIDDRLVAVGVIDILPRCLSSKYLFWDPDYAFLSLGKFSALQEISWVKENQTHCPTLQYYYLGYYIHSCRKMRYKAAYHPSELLCPLRYQWVPYDIARPLLDRKPYVVLSDFASLQNESSPCISENVMGCQHDDIGQGDSNDVRMDYDYDDEMLDPESESDDDEPDTETSCQTVGVEDGDISNIVIRGQGTRVRYKDIQRVFGPIQRRSLESQLRKYMKVVGAELSERMVYALGSYL; translated from the exons ATGAAGAAATCGAAGATGAGAAGCGAGGCAAGCACCAGTAGTAATAACAGTAACCGCAAAGGAGAAACAGTTGTTGGTGATTGCGGCACCTGCAGAAGCTCTTGCGGTTACTGTAAATCTTCTGGTCGTACGAGCATCACTCACG GTTTATGGGCATATAGCGTTACAGTTGATGACTACCAAG ATCTTCTTGACCGGGGATGGAGAAGATCCGGCTCTTTCCTGTACAAACCTGATATGGAAAGAACATGCTGTCCATCTTATACTATCCGGCTGAGGGCAAGTGATTTTGCCCCTTCTAAAGAGCAACGTCGAGTATCAAGACGAATGCAAAG GTTTTTGGATGGCACAATGgatgtggaaaaaaaatcagttgagTTGATAAAGGATCCAAGTACTTCTAACTGCAacaaagtttcaagttcaGTGGAAAACAATTCCTTGTCTCATAACAATGAAGAGAACAAtaaggaagaagaaattttgcAGTTTTTATCAGGGCAAATTGACAATGCTGTGCAGTTGTGCATTGTGAGAGGGCAATTTCTTTCTGGTATCCAACTTCCCAAAGCGTCTGTCAAAAAAGTGTCACAGGCAAAAAGAAAACTGCTAGTTGAAGGAATGGAAAACCTTTTATACACCAGCAACATTGCATTCCAATTAGCAGCCACTTTAAATCGGGCACAGTTGGCTGAGAAGGATGTTCAGCAGATTAGAGTTTTCGGACAAAGCATAGAAGATACAGGTCCATCTCCCAAAATTATAGCAGCAAAATTGGCAAGCTCATTAATTCAGCTGGCGGAAACTTCTGGTCTCTCAATTAGGGCTTGCAATGGGcaccttaatttttattctgcCATGAAACAAGCTTCTTTGGATGAAGATGTTCATATTGGTACTGTTTCTAAAGAATCTGCCAAAACGTGTGAGAGTAAAGGTAAATGTTTGAAGAACAGCTCTGAACATCCTGAGGCAAAAAGGCATAAGCTTCAGATCCGTTTGAAAAGATCCAGTTTTGATCCCCAAGAATTTGAATTGTATAGGCGATATCAGATTAAAGTACACAATGACAAACCCGATCAGGTCACTGAGACCTCATATAGGAGGTTTCTAGTTGACTCTCCCTTAGTTTTTGTTCCACCATCTGGTGATGATACAGTTCCTCCTTGTGGCTTTGGCTCTTTCCATCAGCAATATCTGATCGATGACCGGCTAGTTGCTGTTGGTGTGATAGACATTCTCCCTAGATGTTTGTCgagtaaatatttattctgGGATCCAGATTATGCCTTTTTATCCCTGGGAAAGTTCTCAGCTTTACAAGAAATAAGTTGGGTTAAAGAGAATCAAACCCATTGTCCTACACTTCAGTATTATTATCTAGGCTACTACATTCACTCCTGTCGGAAAATGAGATACAAAGCAGCATATCACCCATCAGAGCTTCTCTGTCCACTTCGATACCA GTGGGTACCATATGATATTGCAAGACCTTTGCTCGATAGAAAGCCATATGTTGTTTTGTCAGATTTTGCCAGCTTACAAAATGAGAGCTCACCATGTATTTCTGAAAATGTCATGGGATGTCAACATGATGATATTGGCCAAGGAGACTCGAATGATGTCCGCATGGACTACGACTACGACGATGAAATGCTTGATCCTGAGTCTGAAAGCGATGATGATGAACCTGACACAGAAACAAGTTGTCAGACTGTTGGAGTAGAAGATGGAGATATTTCTAATATTGTGATTAGGGGTCAGGGAACTCGGGTGAGATACAAG GATATTCAGCGAGTTTTTGGTCCCATCCAAAGAAGATCCTTAGAATCCCAGTTGCGTAAGTACATGAAGGTTGTTGGTGCAGAGTTGTCCGAGCGAATGGTCTATGCTCTTGGGTCGTACTTATAA
- the HMG gene encoding group B HMG-box protein isoform X1, translated as MKVTRGKGAVKKDKNEVVKPVEDRAAGKRKAVLKASRSSNKRTKNVKSAKKDPNKPKRPPSAFFVFLEEFRKVYKQEHPNVKAVSAVGKAGGEKWKSLTDAEKAPFEAKAAKRKLDYEKLMTAYNKKQESTEDEDEEESEKSKSEVHDDDDDEELEEEDEEEDDD; from the exons ATGAAGGTTACCAGGGGCAAAGGAGCAGTCAAGAAGGACAAAAATGAAGTAGTGAAGCCTGTTGAGGACAG AGCTGCAGGAAAGCGAAAGGCTGTGCTTAAAGCTAGTAGGAGTAGCAACAAGCGCACCAAGAATGTCAAGTCAGCAAAGAAAGACCCTAACAAGCCGAAGAGGCCTCCTAgtgctttttttgttttcct AGAAGAGTTCAGAAAGGTTTACAAACAAGAGCATCCCAATGTTAAAGCTGTCTCAGCT GTGGGGAAAGCTGGGGGAGAGAAATGGAAGTCGCTGACTGATGCA GAAAAAGCCCCATTTGAAGCAAAAGCAGCAAAAAGGAAATTGGATTATGAAAAGCTGATGACAGCATACAACAAGAAACAG GAAAGtactgaagatgaagatgaagaggaGTCTGAGAAGTCAAAATCCGAGGTGCATGAcgacgatgatgatgaagaactTGAAGAG GAGGATGAAGAGGAGGACGACGACTAG